In Hymenobacter gelipurpurascens, one DNA window encodes the following:
- the nuoH gene encoding NADH-quinone oxidoreductase subunit NuoH, whose protein sequence is MELPALGWQSIVIFVVFAVSLLIATYCTYAERVIAAFLQDRVGPDRAGPYGLAQPLADAVKMFTKEEFFPGGANKALFVFGPCLAMITALMSSAVIPFGNNITFGNNAFFLQGIEVNIGMLWIFGVVSLGVYGVMIGGWASNNKFSLLGAVRAASQNISYELAMGMALIAVLMMSGTLSLREITLQQSVAGEWHFWNIAKQPLGFIIFLVCAFAETNRTPFDLPECETELVGGYHTEYSSMKLGLYLFSEYVNIFVVSAVMSVLYFGGFNFPFQYELRDWFVNSQGWELGSAQNLITILGTLGLFAKIFAFIFFFMWIRWTLPRFRYDQLMRLGWTILIPLAVINILITGGLILFGVIQ, encoded by the coding sequence ATTGAACTACCCGCACTAGGCTGGCAATCCATTGTCATCTTCGTTGTATTCGCAGTTTCCCTGCTGATTGCAACGTACTGCACCTATGCTGAACGTGTTATTGCAGCATTTCTGCAGGACCGCGTAGGCCCCGACCGTGCCGGCCCATATGGCCTGGCGCAGCCCTTGGCCGATGCGGTGAAGATGTTTACCAAAGAAGAGTTCTTTCCGGGTGGCGCGAACAAAGCATTGTTCGTATTTGGCCCTTGCCTGGCCATGATTACTGCCCTGATGTCGTCGGCGGTAATTCCATTTGGCAATAACATCACCTTTGGCAACAACGCTTTCTTCCTGCAAGGCATTGAAGTAAACATTGGCATGCTATGGATCTTCGGCGTGGTTTCGCTAGGTGTTTATGGCGTGATGATTGGCGGCTGGGCTTCGAATAACAAGTTCTCCCTACTAGGTGCCGTGCGGGCAGCCTCGCAGAACATCAGCTACGAGCTAGCCATGGGCATGGCTCTGATTGCCGTGCTGATGATGTCGGGCACACTATCACTGCGCGAAATTACGCTGCAGCAGTCGGTAGCTGGTGAGTGGCATTTCTGGAACATTGCCAAGCAACCGCTGGGCTTTATCATCTTCCTAGTGTGCGCTTTCGCAGAAACTAACCGTACGCCTTTCGACTTGCCAGAGTGCGAAACGGAATTGGTAGGCGGTTACCACACCGAGTACTCTTCGATGAAGCTAGGCCTCTACCTGTTCTCTGAATACGTGAACATCTTCGTGGTTTCGGCCGTGATGAGTGTACTGTACTTCGGCGGCTTCAACTTTCCCTTCCAATACGAGCTGCGCGATTGGTTTGTGAACAGCCAGGGTTGGGAACTAGGTTCGGCTCAGAACCTGATTACGATTCTGGGCACACTAGGCCTGTTCGCGAAGATTTTCGCCTTCATCTTCTTCTTCATGTGGATTCGCTGGACTCTGCCACGCTTCCGCTACGACCAATTGATGCGCCTTGGCTGGACCATTTTGATCCCGCTGGCCGTCATCAACATTCTCATTACCGGCGGGCTGATCCTGTTCGGAGTGATTCAGTAA
- a CDS encoding complex I subunit 4 family protein, which yields MLTVILLLWPVVAALLLHFFKGGAARVAAFGAALVEFVLAVYAAITFNSNHTGQFSFNHEWIASAGINFHVGMDGLSLLLVLLTTFLVPIILLAAFRRNFENEGAFYALVLFMETGLVGVFTAQDAFLFYFMWEVALIPIYFLAGVWGGVNRAKVTFKFFLYTIVGSLFMLAGFVYLYFQTGPAANGLAAHNSDIASFYNLNLSVQEQSWLFWLIFAAFAVKMPIFPFHTWQPDTYTESPAPATMLLSGIMLKMGIYGCMRWLLPVVPQGVSQWQNLVLVLAIIGIIYGAIIAIRQQDVKRLIAYSSLSHVGLMAAGVFSLTQIGLQGASIQMLAHGINVVGMFFIADAIERRTGTRNIADLGGLTRQAPVLTVCFLVLLLGTVALPLTNGFVGEFLLLAGVYEYNAWMGAVAGVTIILAAVYLLRMFQRVMLGPDSTFTATFTDLTGAELAVLVPLIVLVFWIGLFPNMFLHLSEGSVMGILNEVVKR from the coding sequence ATGCTGACTGTTATCCTTCTACTCTGGCCCGTGGTGGCCGCCCTGCTGCTGCACTTCTTTAAAGGCGGCGCTGCCCGGGTGGCGGCGTTTGGCGCGGCGCTGGTCGAATTTGTGCTGGCGGTTTACGCAGCCATCACTTTCAACTCAAACCACACCGGACAATTCTCCTTCAACCACGAGTGGATTGCCTCCGCGGGTATCAACTTCCATGTAGGAATGGATGGCCTTAGCCTGCTGCTGGTGCTCCTGACGACCTTTCTGGTACCGATTATCCTGCTGGCTGCCTTCCGCCGCAACTTCGAGAACGAAGGCGCCTTCTATGCACTGGTGCTGTTCATGGAGACTGGCCTAGTGGGCGTATTCACGGCCCAGGATGCGTTTCTGTTCTACTTTATGTGGGAAGTAGCCCTGATTCCGATCTACTTCCTGGCTGGTGTATGGGGCGGCGTAAACCGCGCCAAGGTTACGTTCAAGTTCTTCCTCTACACTATCGTCGGCTCGCTGTTCATGCTGGCCGGCTTCGTGTACCTGTATTTCCAGACCGGCCCAGCGGCCAATGGCCTGGCGGCGCACAACTCCGATATTGCTTCGTTCTACAACCTGAACCTGAGCGTACAGGAGCAGTCGTGGTTGTTCTGGCTGATTTTCGCGGCCTTCGCCGTGAAGATGCCCATCTTCCCCTTCCACACCTGGCAGCCCGATACCTACACGGAGTCGCCGGCACCGGCTACCATGCTGCTCTCGGGCATCATGCTGAAAATGGGTATCTACGGCTGCATGCGCTGGTTGCTGCCCGTGGTGCCGCAGGGCGTAAGCCAGTGGCAGAATTTGGTGCTGGTTCTCGCCATCATCGGCATTATCTACGGCGCTATCATCGCCATCCGTCAGCAGGACGTGAAGCGTCTGATTGCATATTCCTCGCTCTCGCACGTTGGCCTCATGGCGGCGGGCGTGTTCTCGCTCACCCAGATAGGCCTACAGGGCGCCAGCATCCAGATGCTGGCCCACGGCATCAACGTGGTGGGTATGTTCTTCATTGCCGACGCCATTGAACGCCGCACCGGTACCCGCAACATTGCGGATCTGGGTGGCCTAACGCGTCAGGCGCCAGTTCTAACGGTGTGCTTCCTGGTGCTCCTGCTTGGCACGGTGGCCTTACCCCTCACCAACGGGTTTGTGGGTGAGTTCCTGCTGCTGGCCGGTGTGTATGAGTACAACGCCTGGATGGGTGCGGTAGCCGGTGTTACTATTATTCTGGCCGCCGTGTACCTATTGCGCATGTTCCAGCGCGTGATGCTGGGACCAGACTCTACTTTCACTGCCACGTTTACTGACCTGACCGGTGCCGAGCTAGCCGTACTGGTTCCGCTCATCGTGCTGGTATTCTGGATTGGCTTGTTCCCGAACATGTTCCTGCACCTGTCGGAAGGCAGCGTGATGGGCATCCTGAACGAGGTAGTAAAACGATAA
- the nuoK gene encoding NADH-quinone oxidoreductase subunit NuoK: protein MDQNIPQVIQTVPLQYYVFFATALFSIGVVGVLTRRNAIIIFMCVELMLNAVNVLLTAFSAYRSDPNGQIFVFFIMAVAAAEVAVGLAIIVMIYRNLQNTDVNLLNRLKF from the coding sequence ATGGACCAGAACATACCGCAGGTTATTCAAACGGTTCCTCTTCAATATTACGTCTTCTTTGCAACCGCCTTGTTTTCCATTGGCGTGGTTGGGGTCCTGACCCGACGTAATGCCATTATCATTTTTATGTGCGTGGAGTTGATGCTCAACGCCGTAAACGTGCTCCTGACGGCTTTCTCGGCGTATCGGTCCGATCCGAATGGCCAAATCTTCGTGTTCTTCATCATGGCTGTAGCTGCCGCCGAGGTGGCCGTAGGCTTGGCCATCATCGTGATGATCTACCGAAATCTCCAGAATACCGACGTCAATCTGCTAAACCGACTGAAGTTCTAA
- a CDS encoding NADH-quinone oxidoreductase subunit J family protein, translating to MSPLFLFLSFVALLSALGVVFAKNPVHSVLFLILTFFSLSGHYLLLNAQFLAAVNIIVYAGAIMVLFLFVIMFLNLNIDTEPHKPALAKIAAAVAGGSLLLIMVAAMRDIQPTGYEAATFNSQIGMVDQLGLVLYRQYLLPFELASVLFLVAMVGAVMLGKRETGERHF from the coding sequence ATGTCTCCACTCTTTCTTTTTCTGTCATTTGTGGCGCTGCTGAGCGCACTGGGCGTGGTATTCGCCAAAAATCCGGTGCACAGCGTACTGTTCCTGATTCTGACGTTCTTTTCCTTATCGGGGCATTATTTGCTGCTGAACGCGCAGTTCTTGGCCGCCGTGAACATCATCGTTTATGCGGGAGCAATTATGGTGCTGTTCCTGTTCGTGATTATGTTCCTGAATCTGAACATTGACACGGAGCCACACAAGCCCGCTCTGGCAAAGATTGCCGCTGCTGTGGCAGGTGGCTCGCTGTTGCTGATAATGGTGGCCGCCATGCGCGACATTCAGCCTACGGGCTACGAAGCTGCCACCTTCAACTCCCAGATTGGTATGGTTGATCAGTTGGGTCTGGTTCTATATCGCCAGTATCTGCTTCCTTTCGAATTAGCCTCTGTGCTTTTCCTGGTAGCAATGGTCGGTGCCGTAATGCTAGGCAAACGCGAAACCGGCGAACGACACTTTTAG
- a CDS encoding 2Fe-2S iron-sulfur cluster-binding protein produces the protein MAKITFDGVEVEVPDGTTILNAARQIGGSIVPPAMCYYTPLKGSGGKCRACLVRVAAGSAKDPRPMPKLVASCVTPVQDGMVVENTTSEQVLNVRKGIVEMLLINHPLDCPVCDQAGECDLQNFAFEHGVSTTRYQEERRTFEKIDIGPLIQLHMTRCILCYRCVYTADQIAKGDRVHGVLGRGDAAEIGTYIENIIDNDFSGNVIDVCPVGALTDKTFRFKQRVWFTKPVNAHRDCPKCSGNVVLWYKGKDVLRTTARKDEYGEVKEWICNECRFEKKETSDWTIEGPAHIDRSSVISANHYELPVLNQSVIADLPESTQRELEKNPPLKLG, from the coding sequence ATGGCTAAAATAACCTTTGATGGCGTTGAGGTAGAAGTTCCGGACGGAACCACTATCCTGAATGCAGCCCGCCAGATCGGGGGCAGCATCGTTCCCCCGGCCATGTGCTACTACACGCCGCTCAAAGGCTCGGGTGGTAAGTGCCGCGCCTGTCTCGTGCGTGTAGCGGCTGGCTCGGCCAAGGACCCGCGCCCGATGCCTAAGCTGGTTGCTTCGTGTGTAACGCCTGTACAGGACGGCATGGTAGTCGAGAATACGACTTCCGAGCAGGTACTGAACGTGCGCAAGGGCATTGTGGAAATGCTGCTCATCAACCACCCCCTGGACTGCCCCGTGTGCGACCAAGCTGGTGAGTGTGACCTGCAGAACTTTGCTTTCGAGCATGGCGTGTCCACAACCCGCTATCAGGAAGAGCGTCGCACCTTCGAGAAAATCGATATCGGTCCGCTGATTCAGCTGCACATGACGCGCTGCATTCTGTGCTACCGCTGCGTGTACACCGCCGACCAGATTGCCAAAGGCGACCGGGTACACGGCGTACTAGGCCGCGGTGATGCTGCTGAAATCGGTACTTACATCGAGAACATCATCGATAATGACTTCTCCGGCAACGTCATCGACGTATGCCCCGTGGGAGCTCTAACCGATAAGACGTTCCGCTTCAAGCAGCGCGTATGGTTCACAAAGCCGGTAAATGCTCACCGCGACTGCCCTAAGTGCTCCGGTAATGTAGTGTTATGGTATAAAGGCAAAGACGTACTTCGCACTACCGCCCGCAAGGACGAGTATGGCGAGGTAAAAGAGTGGATTTGCAACGAGTGCCGCTTCGAGAAGAAGGAAACATCGGACTGGACAATCGAAGGACCAGCCCACATCGACCGTTCTTCCGTTATTTCGGCTAACCACTACGAGTTGCCAGTGCTCAACCAATCGGTTATTGCCGATTTGCCCGAAAGCACCCAGCGCGAACTGGAAAAGAATCCTCCACTGAAACTAGGGTAA
- a CDS encoding RNA polymerase sigma factor, giving the protein METIAYPLEAPLMTAGHQDLQIQEAVRTQRKRLLAFIRRRIPNEAEAEDVLQDVFAELVESYRLLKPVEQAAAWLFRVARNKITDLYRRKKTASLEDEFLPTGLGDEESSLLLADILPAPDDAPENRLLRETLMEALSDALAELPAAQREVFIWHELEEKTFREMEEETGVPLKTLISRKHYAVQHLRKRLQKLYTELFTD; this is encoded by the coding sequence ATGGAAACCATTGCCTACCCACTCGAAGCCCCGCTCATGACGGCTGGCCACCAGGACCTGCAGATCCAGGAAGCTGTGCGCACGCAACGCAAGCGGCTGCTGGCCTTCATCCGCCGTCGTATTCCGAACGAGGCGGAGGCTGAAGACGTCCTGCAGGACGTATTTGCCGAGTTAGTTGAAAGCTACCGGCTGCTTAAACCCGTGGAGCAGGCGGCCGCCTGGCTCTTTCGGGTGGCACGGAACAAAATCACGGACCTGTACCGCCGTAAGAAAACGGCGTCGTTGGAAGATGAATTCCTGCCGACTGGCCTAGGCGACGAAGAAAGCTCCCTGCTGCTGGCCGACATCTTGCCCGCCCCCGACGATGCTCCGGAGAATCGTTTGTTGCGCGAGACGTTGATGGAAGCCCTTTCTGATGCGCTAGCCGAACTGCCAGCGGCCCAACGGGAGGTCTTCATCTGGCATGAGCTGGAGGAAAAAACCTTCCGGGAAATGGAAGAGGAAACCGGCGTACCCCTCAAAACGCTCATTTCCCGCAAGCATTACGCCGTGCAGCACCTGCGCAAACGGCTGCAAAAGCTCTACACTGAGTTATTCACAGATTGA
- the nuoL gene encoding NADH-quinone oxidoreductase subunit L — protein sequence MQEQVTQVIPAAGAPYSTLLYVLIPLLPFLGFLVNGLLNKRLSGTVAGIIGSATVLGSFLISAMLFANFSYPYTVTLFDWISVGSMQIPFSYQIDQLSLIMLLLVTGVGFLIHVYSIGYMHHDENVGKFFAFLNLFVFSMLVLVLGANFVILFIGWEGVGLCSYLLIGFWNKETHNNNAAKKAFIINRVGDLGFLLGIFLIYLTFQSVQYAEVFQKASLNQFGPYTVSIVTVITLLLFVGASGKSAQIPLYTWLPDAMAGPTPVSALIHAATMVTAGIYMIIRANVLFTLAPETLEVIAVIGAATALFAATIGLAQNDIKKVLAYSTVSQLGYMFLALGVMGYSTSLFHVLTHAFFKALMFLGAGSVIHAMSNEQDIRRMGGLRKALPITFITFLIGCLAISGIPPFAGFFSKDEILTHVYEHSKVLYAVGLFTAFLTAFYMFRLLFLTFFGEFRGTEEQKHHLHESPASMTLPLIVLAILAAVGGFMGAPMFLGKHYLADYLAPLFTYSRQLKPEAFAGEVDHATELMLIGLSVGAGVLGIILAYVQYVSRGARPAEDEAQRSAPENVVYHKYYIDELYNSLFVRPIMGLSKGLYRYVENGIIDPVVNGLGRITMGGGQLLRYVQTGSVETYLILMVVGVVLVLALNYLKF from the coding sequence ATGCAAGAACAAGTAACGCAAGTAATTCCTGCCGCCGGCGCGCCGTACTCCACGCTGCTGTACGTGCTGATTCCGCTGCTGCCTTTCCTGGGTTTCCTGGTGAACGGACTGCTGAACAAGCGGCTTTCGGGCACCGTAGCCGGCATTATTGGTAGCGCCACGGTGCTAGGCTCTTTCCTGATTTCGGCGATGCTGTTCGCCAACTTCAGCTACCCCTATACCGTCACGCTGTTCGACTGGATTTCGGTCGGCTCGATGCAGATTCCCTTCTCCTACCAGATCGACCAGCTCAGCCTGATTATGCTGCTGCTCGTGACGGGTGTGGGCTTCCTGATTCACGTGTACAGCATCGGCTATATGCACCACGACGAGAACGTGGGCAAGTTTTTCGCCTTCCTGAATCTCTTCGTGTTTTCGATGCTGGTATTGGTGTTGGGCGCCAACTTCGTGATTCTGTTCATTGGCTGGGAAGGTGTAGGCCTCTGCTCCTACCTGCTCATCGGCTTCTGGAACAAGGAAACTCACAACAACAACGCCGCTAAAAAAGCCTTCATTATCAACCGCGTAGGCGACTTAGGCTTCCTGCTTGGCATTTTCCTGATTTATCTGACTTTCCAATCGGTGCAGTACGCCGAGGTATTTCAGAAGGCTTCCCTCAATCAGTTCGGTCCCTACACCGTAAGCATCGTTACGGTGATTACGTTGCTGCTGTTCGTGGGTGCTTCCGGTAAATCGGCGCAGATTCCGCTGTACACCTGGCTGCCCGACGCTATGGCCGGCCCTACTCCGGTTTCGGCCCTGATTCACGCCGCCACCATGGTAACGGCGGGTATCTACATGATTATCCGCGCCAACGTGCTGTTCACGCTGGCTCCCGAAACGCTGGAAGTTATTGCCGTTATCGGTGCCGCTACGGCGCTGTTTGCTGCCACCATCGGTCTGGCTCAAAACGATATTAAGAAGGTACTGGCCTATTCCACCGTTTCGCAGCTGGGCTACATGTTCCTGGCGCTGGGCGTGATGGGCTACAGCACTTCATTGTTCCACGTGCTGACCCACGCCTTCTTCAAGGCCCTTATGTTCCTGGGGGCTGGCTCCGTGATTCACGCCATGAGCAACGAGCAGGACATCCGCCGCATGGGTGGCCTACGCAAGGCGCTTCCCATCACGTTCATCACTTTCCTGATTGGCTGCCTGGCTATTTCTGGCATCCCGCCCTTCGCCGGCTTCTTCTCGAAAGACGAAATCCTGACCCACGTGTACGAGCACAGCAAAGTGCTGTACGCGGTAGGCCTATTCACTGCCTTCCTGACGGCGTTTTACATGTTCCGCCTGCTGTTCCTCACCTTCTTCGGCGAGTTCCGCGGTACTGAGGAGCAGAAGCATCACCTCCACGAGTCGCCGGCTTCTATGACGCTGCCGCTCATCGTGCTGGCTATTCTGGCCGCCGTGGGTGGTTTCATGGGTGCGCCCATGTTCTTGGGCAAGCACTACCTCGCCGACTACCTCGCGCCGCTCTTCACCTACTCGCGTCAACTCAAGCCCGAGGCATTTGCTGGTGAAGTTGATCACGCTACGGAGTTGATGTTGATAGGCTTATCCGTAGGTGCTGGTGTGCTAGGCATCATACTGGCCTACGTGCAGTACGTGAGCCGTGGTGCCCGCCCCGCCGAGGACGAAGCGCAGCGCTCTGCTCCCGAGAACGTAGTGTACCACAAGTACTACATCGACGAGCTATATAACTCTCTGTTCGTGCGCCCCATCATGGGTCTCTCGAAAGGCCTGTACCGCTACGTAGAGAATGGCATCATTGATCCGGTAGTTAATGGCCTAGGCCGCATCACAATGGGCGGCGGGCAGCTGCTGCGCTATGTGCAAACCGGCTCCGTGGAAACATACCTCATCCTGATGGTTGTAGGTGTTGTGCTCGTGCTGGCGCTGAACTACCTGAAATTCTAA
- a CDS encoding NuoI/complex I 23 kDa subunit family protein encodes MQLTNRAKKLEKKPMTLAERAYLPAIFQGLSITMRHFFMKKATIRYPEETRPFSPVFRGLHVLKRDEQGRERCTACGLCAVACPAEAITMVAGERKKGEEGLYREEKYAISYEINMLRCIFCGLCEEACPKAAVYLQPDKMAPPRFERDEFVYGKDRLVEPVAPDQRSVRGIQLTPEQADALRTKLAV; translated from the coding sequence ATGCAACTCACCAACCGAGCCAAGAAATTAGAGAAAAAGCCGATGACGCTGGCTGAGCGGGCTTACCTGCCGGCCATCTTCCAGGGGCTTTCTATCACGATGCGTCACTTCTTCATGAAGAAGGCGACCATCCGTTACCCCGAAGAAACGCGTCCGTTCTCGCCGGTGTTCCGGGGCCTGCACGTGCTCAAGCGTGATGAACAGGGCCGGGAGCGTTGCACGGCTTGTGGCTTGTGCGCCGTAGCCTGCCCCGCCGAAGCCATTACAATGGTAGCTGGCGAGCGGAAGAAAGGCGAAGAAGGCCTGTATCGTGAGGAGAAGTACGCTATCAGCTATGAGATTAACATGCTCCGTTGCATCTTCTGTGGCCTCTGCGAAGAAGCTTGCCCGAAAGCCGCAGTATATCTGCAGCCTGATAAAATGGCGCCACCACGCTTCGAGCGTGATGAGTTCGTGTACGGCAAAGACCGTTTGGTAGAGCCGGTTGCTCCGGATCAGCGTTCCGTTCGTGGCATTCAACTGACGCCGGAACAGGCCGATGCGTTGCGCACTAAGCTGGCCGTATAG